The DNA segment CTTGCAAGACTTGGATGGGTTCAAGAGAAAGCACTCAGGCATATGCAGGAATCCCAGTCCCAAACTCCCAGCCACTACCTGCAACCTGCCTGCCTTCAACCCTCCTCAgcctcttctctgctccagcctgCAAGTATCTGGGTGTCTGCTCCGAGCTCCTGTAAATGATGCCCTGAGCTTCCTTAAcatgcaaagggaaaacaaggcACTGCTTGCATGGGAGTGTTGATCATCACAACGGATGCTCCCTCAGCTTGGCACTCCCCAACCCTGGGCCCAGCAcaccctgcctgccctgctgccactCACCTCCAGTGCGGTCACCTCCTGCCCATTGCGCAGGATGCGGAAGGCGAAGGGGTGTTTGGGGCCCAGCCCAGGGACCACCTCGCAGCCCCGCAGGACAATAGCATTCACGTGGGTCCGCAGGTCGGTGCGGTCCTTGTGGAAGTAGAGGGTGTTGCCCTTGAGGCGGCACCAGCGCTCCTTCCAGCACTGGTTGACCAGGACACTGAGGTAGCCTGAGAgtggcagggggagggaagggtaTCAGTGCCCACTCAGGTGAACCTCAGGCAGACTTTAACAAGACATGGTTGCCCAGGGGTTACAGATGGTTCTCTGCTCATTCAGTccttctgtgcctcagtttctccacaGAAAACCTGCTGGGACACCCTGGACCGGGGTGAGGTGCCAGCTCAGTACCACACAGTCCTCCGAGCCTGTTTTCTGGGACATGGGTGACCACTCATGCTTTCCCCACTCACCACAGGAATTTCCACAGTCAGGACTGGGCAGCATTTCACAGCCTGTGGCACTGTCAAAGCCCTCCAGTGGATTGGTGACTTgtccccaccccaccaccccTTTCCCCCCTGCAGCCATGCTGGGGGAACAGATGTGACTCcccactgctcccactgccACGTGAGCTGAGCCCCATCTTTGCCCCCAGCCCACACGAACCACAGCAGGGGATGTCCTCTTCGGTAGAGGAGGTCTGTGTGTCCTCAGGGGAAGGCTTCTTCTTGGAGAAGCTGATGATCCTGGTGATCTTTTTCCCTGCTGCTCGGCTCATCGAGCCCTTCAGGTCAGCCAAGCCACTCTTTTTGCCTTTCCCTGGAAGGACAGGGTAGCTGTGTGTCCCTGGCACATATTCTGACATCCCCCCTTGCTGGAGAGGATGCTCCCCAGCTGTGGTgcacacagctggctctggctgggtgcacagcctgcctggctggggcaggggccGTACCATGCTCGCCATGTTCCCTGCGGGCTGCCGGGGAGCCGCAGTCACCCATGGCCACGCTGTCTGAGTCGGAGGTGTGTTTCTCCTGTGACAGCCGCTGCAGGGAGAGTGGAGCAGAACCCTGTCAGCAGTGTCCCCCTGCACAGCCTCCAGCAACGGCACTGTTGGCCCTTTGTCCCCCttgcacagggctgggatgtccccaggCCCCATTCCTattccccttccccagtgtgGGAAGCACTGCAGTTGCTGTGTGAATGGGAAGGGCTCCTTATGTAGCCCCAGGAGTTTGGGACTCCTCAGCCCCCTGTTCCCCAGGCTTGGTCACAGCAACCTCAGACACCACCTTGGTAGGGCCCTTAGAGACTATCACCTTATCCAGGTCCATCTTGCACGGCATCACTGGGGAGGTGGGGGCTTCCATCCCACCCATAGCTGGGCTGCTGGCTTCCTTTATCACCTGCGGAGACAGCACAGCAGTCACTTAAAAATGGACCTGAGGGCCCTCCCTGGCTCAACTCCTTCACTGCCAGAGCCAGGCTGAACTATGGGGATAGATCCTGGTCTCATAGTACAGGGCAGcaagccctgctcagggcacaaGCCTCGCTTGCCTGGAGGATTGCACACACCTTGGCCCCTTCAAAACTGCAACCAGTTTTGTGGATTTTGTCAGGGATTTTGGAAATCTCAGAGGCGAGAGTCTCGGGTCCCAaacctgccagcacaggacacctAGAGAACCCCTTGTTTTACCGGCAGGCACAGTGTGGCTTATCCTGGCTGTGTAAAATAACCCTGTTCTCCCACCTTTGGGGTAACAGCTGGGTTTGTAGTGTGCTCAGACGCTCCCTTCCCACCCACGGCCGCTTCACACAGCCCCCACTTCCCGCCCCTgaacaaaggcaggaaaaggccATGGGGAAGAGGATGGGGAGAGCAAACATCCCCACCCATGGGGGCTATCAGTGCTGGAGACGCCCAGGCTCTGGGAAGCAACTGGTCAGCCCCTCCAGCTGATAAGAGACGGGAGCAAAGCCCCCTTCCCATTCCAGGGGGACAAGACCtttcccagggcagctccctccccacctcAGCCAGGGAGGATGCCAAGTGGCCCCTAGGGAGAAGAAGAGGGCAGCTGTGGTACCTTCAGCCACTCCTCAGCCTGCTCCTTGCtctgcactgccagcaccagTGCCTCGGCCCCTGGCAGTGAGAACCGCAGCTCGTGCTTCTTGCGCCGCCCGTCCTTGGGGACATAAATGACATTGCAGGTGCCCAGGGGCACCTCGACATGTGGCTGCCGGTCCTTGGAGCTTTTGTAGCACTAGGGGAAGCAAACAGAACTGCTCAGGGCTCAGATAAAacctgcctgcctggctgtCATGACAGGAGTCTCTCCTGCTCCCTCATAGATGGCACAGGGTCTCAGGGTCCCTTACAGGCAGGACAGATGGAGGTGGCTCAGGCTATGCAGGAGCCTGGAGGGTGCCCTCTCACTCCATGGTGTCCCAAAAATGTGAGCCCTCCAAGGGAAGTGAGGACAGCCTGCTGCatgtgctgcagggcagtggcagcTTTGGGGAAGGCCCTTGACAtgcaaagtgctatttttctTCAGGTCAATCACCCTCATAACCCACCAGGGGGTTTCTGACCCCCACCAGCTTAGGCTCACCAGCAATTTGCTGTCCCGTATGATGGTGAGCTGCTTGGCCCACTGTCCAAAGCGCTTCTTGCGCAACAGGAAACCACAAATCCTGCAATCCTTCACTAGGTTCATGGAGGCTTCCTCTGATGGCCACTGGTGTGTCAGCTGTTggctcttcccctcctcctcctcctcgtcaTAGGACTCATAAGAGCTGCTCATTGCATCCGAGTCATTGTCTGGAAGGAAGCAGGGGAGTCACCCCAAAAGGCGCTCTGGGGCCCTGCTTGCCAGGCACGCtcactgccagggcactgccaggccacCAGCACAAAGCCTGGCCTGGGTGCTGGGACAGATGGATTCCATGTCAGCCTctggaaacagcagcatttgTCCCCAGCCATCTCCATTTCCCTTTGAATCCTGGCAGAATGCCTGTAGGCCAAGGGCCAGTCCCAGGTGCATCTATCCAGACCCCTGGGAGGGCTTATTTCTTTGAGAGGCTCAAACTTTGAAAGGCTGGATTAAAATTCTACCTGCAATGGCGGCTGATGTGCTGGCCCTCTGCCCCACACCTCCCAGACAGGGCAAGAGAAGTCGGGctgtccttccccagccctcctctgctgtggcagaggctCTTCATGCAAAGCATGAGAGCTGCATAGGCAGGGACATCACTTCCCCGTGCTGGTGACAGACATAACACCAATTGCATCAGCCTCAAGGCTCTGGCTTGTGTGACAAACAGCACCGCACACTCCTTGCTTTTTGCCCAGCAGCCTCTAACTTGTGAGTTGTTCTCCAGCCTCAACCCCACTAGCCCTGAGCCCAGTGCTCAAGCCACACCTCAGGACTGGACTTGGACAAagctttcctctccctttcaaGGGCATCCAGATACCTACAGGAATTTTTTTGCTCCCCATTTATCCTGGTGACGGGGTAGTTGCTGTCTGCATCCTCGTAATAGCCATCCTCGATGGAGTTGGGGGGGCTGGAGCTGTCTgcagaggaagcagagggaCCTGAGGCTGTTACACTCCCCATGGATGCTCTGAGTAGTGAGCTTGTGAGCTGGGGCATAGTCAAGCACACCCTCCCAGGGCATCTTAGTCCCTCATGGCTCTGACCTCTCCCCACACCCCATTCCCAGTTGAGCTGGAGGAAACAACTTCTTGCAATAACAGTGCAGTGCGATAGGAAGGGAGCGGGACAGGAGTAATGTTGGTGGGAGCAGTGACAATCCCTTGCCCAAGGTAAGCTGTCAAGCCCACCAAGGGCTGTTTTTCCATGCAGGTAGGCAGGTGTGGGCATGCAGTGGGCAGCTTGTGGGCTCCCCccaccctcctgctgcctcagcacagagcaggactCACTGCGGGATGTGATGTACTCGGGGGCCTTGCCAGGGCCCAGGGGAAGGGCTTCCTCATAGTAATCCTCAGGTGGGGGAGTGGTGGGCAGTGGTGGAGCAGGATCCACAGGAACCTATGGCAGAAACACCATCAGCATTAACTCAGCAGCAGAGAGGCTCATGAATCCCAGCAGGGGATGGGAAGGGGTCCATGCCCTGGCAACAACCACTTTCCCATGCAGGTGCAGAGACCTAGCAGGTGAGTAACCAGGGACTTACAGTTTTTGCTGTCTGGCTCTTTGCCAGCTCCAAGCCAACACCATCACTGGcatcaccctcctcctcctgcatgTCCTGGAGGTCCTGCAGGTTACAGTCTGCCCAGAGTAAAAGGAGAGGGTGAAGGGAGCAGGAAAGCACAGCCGACCTCCCCAGTCATGCCCTTCAGGGATCCCAAGGCAATCACCCAGTGCAGCCACACGTACCAAACTCCTCAAAGAGGGACTCCACAAAGCTGGTGCCATTGCTCAGGGATGCTGTGTTGACGTACATGTAGTCCACATCCTTCCCTAGGAATGAGGGAGATGCTGTGAGCCTGGGGCAGGCAAGTTGGTCGTGGCAAGCACCAGCACCCTCCTCTCCACAAACACCAACGCAAGGACACAGGACAGCCCACTCCACCATGCCATGGGCGCTCCTCCACTGCAGGTACCCAGGGAGTGGAGAAGCCCCCAGGGATGCTGCTACCCCACCAGGAGAACAGGAAGGGGGGAAGGCTGTGAAGTCCCAGGTGCACGGTCCTCCCAGCCTTCCCACGGAAACTCCTGCACTCAGTAGAAACTGTAGCAGgaagagctctgcagagcagtgttTCCGCAGGGAGCAGCCTCCCTGCAGCCACGGCAgggccagggaggagctgggaagTGAAAACAGAGAGCAAAGTGCCCTGCGGGTGCTGAGCGGGTGCTGAGCAGGTGCTGGGCTCACCCTGCAGAagattttccctgccctgccggAGTTGTGCTCAGGACATCCCAGGGTGGCTTCTGGGGACACCCACTGCCCCTGGGAACAGCCACTGGGCACCATAGGACAAGGACACAGACCTGCAGGTGGCTGTAGCTTCTGCAGGATGGTGGAGACAGCCAGCTTCTTCTCCTGTGTGGTGGCACTCAGGTACTCATGGTCCAGCAGCTTGAGCAAGACACTGAGCTCCGGCAGAAGCTGGTCTAGCactggggagagcaggaaaaagccCATCAACAAGGGGATATCAGGGTGCTGGCATTAAGACAAAGCAGAAGGATGTCCAGACCACAGGATGAGAGTTTTTTCCAGTTAAGTGCACACATGCTCTTTCCATGCACAAGCTCTTCCACCTGCACGCCGACTCCAGGATGCAGCCTGCTGAGCCTGTGGATGAAAACACCAGCTCCACAGGCTACTGGACTTCTGTCAAAGGGCTTAGCACATATTTTTTCCATGCTGATAAAACTACTCCCCTGTCTGCCTCATCATGTGTTATTGCTGCTGGTGCCCCTTTGCTGGGAGGtgacagagggaaggaaggaaaggaaatccAGGTGCCACCTCCAGAGCCAACACATAATGCCACCCAGAGATGTTCTCCCACCTCATCTGCTGGGGGGACATTCATATTCCTCTGCTGTGCTCAAACCATCAATTTTCACAAAGCAAAAGCACACTGCAGCTCTAGGGTACCCATGTGGCAAGGCTCCTGAAGAGACTTGGATGTTTCCATGTCAGAGCAgggctacaaaaaaaaaaacatcagcGAAGGCAGTATTTACAGTGATCACAGCAGCTGACCAACAGCTTTGGGAAAATATGTtgtccagggatgggaaggatgGGGAGGACTTAAGGCAAGCTCTGGACTCCAAATCATTCATGAGCTCCCACACCCCCACTTTTGCATGTGCACCAACATTCTCATCCCAGGTCTCTTCCTGTACCTTATCTCCTCCAAGCAGGGTAAGACAAAACTGAGCTGGATTCGAAGCCAGGCTTGTGTTCTGCCCGAGACCATGCATCTGCACAGCTCCACTGGCctccagggcagctcctgcaggatgCAGTGCTGAAGATGGCCTGAATTAGAGAGGCCAAGCTCAGGGACACTGGCAAACCTGGAGCTCTGGAGGCtaaagagagcagaaagaaggaGCTACTGTTTCTTCCAGTGCAGGCATGGGCAGGATcccttctcctggcagcaaCTCAAAGTCCTCACACCACAGCTGGGGTAGGACACAGCTGGATTTGGGTttccagggaaaggaggagaggcCAGGGGTCACCACAGAGGCAGCTCCGATGTGCTGACTTAGGAGGATGGCTTGCAAGGAGGGGAGAACAtgtgccccagcagcacagggcattGGAGACACCCTGCCTGGGCTGTACCTGTCCCCACCACTCTCCTCCTGCCTCCGCCAGGGAAAGGGCCTCAGCAGAGTAGAGCTGGGCAGCAGTGAGGGCTGGCATGGGGTGTATTTCTCAGGGAAAGGGCAGGATGCTGTGTTGTTGATGGGATTCTCTATACTCACGTAAGGAGCACTGGAGCCTAAAGCAGGAACAGCCCAGTAAAACTATGTGGTGATTCAAAGGGTTTTGGCTGAAGAGATGCCCAGCATGAGTGGGTTGAGACGGATCAGTGCCTAGCCAAGATAAGCCCCCAGGCAAGGAGACAGTGTGCCCATTCCCAAATTGTCACCTTCCCAGGATGCAAGGCAGGACGTGGCTCACAAGCctcttcctgccttcccagCTTCTATCTCCACAGACCTTCTGCTTCCTCCTACCTCTCCAGTGCCAAGCTAAACAGCAGCCTCAGCCCTTTTGGCTAGAGCAGCCTTGTCAGTACccatctcctgagggcaggcCAAATCAGGACAGGTAGTCCCAGGCAGCCTCAGCATTGCTCCAGGAGGAACAAGGAAGCCTGGGCAGCTGTAAATATCTCCCAGCCCATAGAGGAGAGGGCAACCACAAGGAGAGGGACTCCTGCTTCTTGAGCTGGAATAACATCCCACAGCTGACAGGCAGCCACAGAACCCAAGTCCTGCAGATGCTCTGCTCACTGGTCCTCTCCAGCACACACCTGGCTATGTGAGAGCCTTGTGCATGATATGTGAGAATAAGCACCCAGCTCCCATGGCTCCTCTACagaggcaggaagggaaggaagaggggcaAATCCTCCCTGGGATGTTTGCAGACtgctgcacaggcaggaca comes from the Pithys albifrons albifrons isolate INPA30051 chromosome 15, PitAlb_v1, whole genome shotgun sequence genome and includes:
- the AFAP1L1 gene encoding actin filament-associated protein 1-like 1 isoform X1 — encoded protein: MDRLSVLDQLLPELSVLLKLLDHEYLSATTQEKKLAVSTILQKLQPPAGKDVDYMYVNTASLSNGTSFVESLFEEFDCNLQDLQDMQEEEGDASDGVGLELAKSQTAKTVPVDPAPPLPTTPPPEDYYEEALPLGPGKAPEYITSRNSSSPPNSIEDGYYEDADSNYPVTRINGEQKNSYNDSDAMSSSYESYDEEEEEGKSQQLTHQWPSEEASMNLVKDCRICGFLLRKKRFGQWAKQLTIIRDSKLLCYKSSKDRQPHVEVPLGTCNVIYVPKDGRRKKHELRFSLPGAEALVLAVQSKEQAEEWLKVIKEASSPAMGGMEAPTSPVMPCKMDLDKRLSQEKHTSDSDSVAMGDCGSPAARREHGEHGKGKKSGLADLKGSMSRAAGKKITRIISFSKKKPSPEDTQTSSTEEDIPCCGYLSVLVNQCWKERWCRLKGNTLYFHKDRTDLRTHVNAIVLRGCEVVPGLGPKHPFAFRILRNGQEVTALEASSSEDLGRWLGLLLVETGSKTAPEALHYDYVDVETIANIVTAVRHSYLWASSSQDHQPDSSRVVYDDVPYEKVQAEEEPGRPAGAQVKRHASSCSEKSRRVDPQVKVKRHASSANQYRYGKNRAEEDARRFLTEKEKLEKEKASIRSELMLLRKEKRELREAMKGSTGTKLQELEQRVATLEEQCRQKEERRVDLELKLTEVKEQLKQSLAGGPALGLAVTSKAENGDATSKPNGSPPEHLVPVNCAAELRKRSPSIIPANKGNVLRKAKEWEKKQT
- the AFAP1L1 gene encoding actin filament-associated protein 1-like 1 isoform X2 is translated as MYVNTASLSNGTSFVESLFEEFDCNLQDLQDMQEEEGDASDGVGLELAKSQTAKTVPVDPAPPLPTTPPPEDYYEEALPLGPGKAPEYITSRNSSSPPNSIEDGYYEDADSNYPVTRINGEQKNSYNDSDAMSSSYESYDEEEEEGKSQQLTHQWPSEEASMNLVKDCRICGFLLRKKRFGQWAKQLTIIRDSKLLCYKSSKDRQPHVEVPLGTCNVIYVPKDGRRKKHELRFSLPGAEALVLAVQSKEQAEEWLKVIKEASSPAMGGMEAPTSPVMPCKMDLDKRLSQEKHTSDSDSVAMGDCGSPAARREHGEHGKGKKSGLADLKGSMSRAAGKKITRIISFSKKKPSPEDTQTSSTEEDIPCCGYLSVLVNQCWKERWCRLKGNTLYFHKDRTDLRTHVNAIVLRGCEVVPGLGPKHPFAFRILRNGQEVTALEASSSEDLGRWLGLLLVETGSKTAPEALHYDYVDVETIANIVTAVRHSYLWASSSQDHQPDSSRVVYDDVPYEKVQAEEEPGRPAGAQVKRHASSCSEKSRRVDPQVKVKRHASSANQYRYGKNRAEEDARRFLTEKEKLEKEKASIRSELMLLRKEKRELREAMKGSTGTKLQELEQRVATLEEQCRQKEERRVDLELKLTEVKEQLKQSLAGGPALGLAVTSKAENGDATSKPNGSPPEHLVPVNCAAELRKRSPSIIPANKGNVLRKAKEWEKKQT